In one window of Henckelia pumila isolate YLH828 chromosome 1, ASM3356847v2, whole genome shotgun sequence DNA:
- the LOC140874844 gene encoding uncharacterized protein, whose amino-acid sequence MESKMNVLRQAFGLFDINGDGSITIEELGSVLRSLYPNLTEDELRDMIHEVDTDGNGTIEFPEFVNLMEMDADDDLREAFNLFDKDKNGYISADELQQVIGDALTDEEIVEIIQEADLDGDGQVNYEEFVKIMMNDDHCINYTHNFLC is encoded by the exons ATGGAAAGTAAAATGAATGTGCTCCGTCAAGCCTTCGGATTATTTGACATAAACGGAGATG GTAGTATTACCATAGAAGAATTGGGATCAGTGCTAAGGTCTTTATATCCAAACCTTACCGAAGACGAACTCCGCGATATGATCCATGAAGTTGATACTGATGGAAACGGGACCATCGAGTTTCCGGAGTTCGTCAATCTCATG GAAATGGATGCAGATGATGACTTGAGAGAAGCCTTCAACTTGTTCGACAAAGACAAGAACGGATACATCTCAGCCGACGAG CTTCAACAAGTGATTGGAGATGCTTTGACGGACGAAGAAATCGTCGAGATAATACAGGAAGCCGATTTGGATGGGGATGGCCAGGTTAACTATGAAGAATTTGTGAAGATTATGATGAATGATGACCATTGTATAAATTACACACACAACTTTTTAtgttga